The Halococcus agarilyticus genome includes a region encoding these proteins:
- a CDS encoding MgtC/SapB family protein, giving the protein MSLVAQVAVSLDSPVARIALAGALGLFLGLEREWSDKPAGIRTFSLITLLGAVFTVLDREGLLAIGGLLVIVQGVVLAIRGLRDEDLGLSLTTSVSMLVAYGVGALTAAGYVIEGVTVAVLSSLLLVLKRELHSFAGGLSREELRSTTEFAILAFVIYPLLPTGDVTIGSGDLAVAIEPRIVWLMVVAVAGIGIVNYAIVRTYGGRGIAVTGFFGGLASSTAVVGTMLDSVRQRPTMTSYAVAAVLLADAAMALRNLAIVLAFTLPNVLVGAVVPLAFVVVGSVAIAAATADWDEQVNMDLDSPFSLRNALAFGAMFAVVVLAGGVAQAQFGEVGFYVTAVLSGLVSSAGATASTVSLYRTGSLAYETAVIAVLLATASSIVVKAALTAAGPSRRFATRVALWSGVLLAGSLAAAVVLTL; this is encoded by the coding sequence GTGAGTCTCGTCGCTCAGGTGGCCGTCTCGCTCGACAGCCCCGTCGCGAGGATCGCGCTCGCGGGCGCGCTCGGGCTGTTCCTCGGGCTCGAACGCGAGTGGTCCGACAAGCCTGCGGGCATCCGAACCTTTTCGCTGATCACGCTGCTCGGTGCGGTGTTCACCGTCCTCGATCGCGAGGGGCTGCTGGCGATCGGCGGCCTGCTCGTCATCGTTCAGGGTGTCGTGCTCGCCATCCGCGGGCTGCGAGACGAGGATCTCGGGCTCTCGCTCACCACCTCGGTGTCGATGCTGGTGGCCTACGGCGTGGGCGCGCTGACCGCCGCCGGCTACGTCATCGAGGGGGTGACCGTGGCGGTGCTCTCCTCGCTCCTCCTGGTGCTGAAGCGCGAACTCCACAGCTTTGCGGGCGGGCTTTCGCGCGAGGAACTCCGCTCGACCACCGAGTTCGCCATCCTCGCGTTCGTGATCTACCCGCTCCTGCCGACCGGCGACGTCACGATCGGCTCCGGCGACCTCGCGGTCGCGATCGAACCTCGCATCGTGTGGCTGATGGTGGTCGCGGTCGCCGGCATCGGGATCGTGAACTACGCCATCGTCAGAACCTACGGCGGTCGAGGGATCGCTGTCACGGGCTTTTTCGGCGGTCTCGCGTCCTCGACCGCCGTCGTCGGAACGATGCTCGACTCCGTCCGCCAGCGCCCGACCATGACCTCCTACGCCGTCGCCGCCGTGTTGCTCGCGGACGCGGCGATGGCGCTGCGGAACCTCGCGATCGTGCTCGCGTTCACCCTCCCGAACGTGCTCGTGGGTGCGGTCGTCCCCCTCGCGTTCGTCGTCGTCGGGAGCGTCGCGATCGCGGCCGCGACCGCCGACTGGGACGAGCAGGTGAATATGGATCTCGACAGCCCGTTCTCGCTCCGGAACGCGCTCGCGTTCGGCGCGATGTTCGCGGTGGTGGTGCTCGCCGGCGGGGTCGCTCAGGCGCAGTTCGGCGAGGTCGGCTTCTACGTCACCGCCGTTCTCTCGGGCCTGGTCTCCTCGGCCGGCGCGACCGCCTCCACGGTCTCGCTCTATCGGACCGGGAGCCTCGCGTACGAGACCGCCGTGATCGCCGTGTTGCTCGCCACGGCGTCGAGCATCGTGGTCAAGGCCGCGCTGACCGCCGCCGGTCCGAGCCGCCGGTTCGCCACCCGAGTCGCGCTCTGGAGCGGCGTCCTCCTCGCCGGATCGCTCGCGGCGGCGGTCGTCCTGACGCTGTAA
- a CDS encoding zinc-binding dehydrogenase, with the protein MQAVQFTEHGDRDVIEYGDYPDPEPGRNEALVDVKAGALNHLDVFTRGGLPGVDLDMPHIPGSDAAGVVEAVGEDVTRVETGDRVAVTAGRSCGECEFCRHGEHSLCESYHIIGEHVQGVHSEQAAVPAENLVPVPEDVDWETAAAAPLVFQTAWRMLVTRADLDPGESILVLGASGGVGHAAVQIAEYIGAEVYATASTDEKLDYARECGADHTINYEETDFAPAMREATDGRGVDVVVDYVGPATWENSIKCLAKGGRLVTCGATTGPKAETNINRVFWKQVDILGSTMASLGEVDDVLSLVWDGTFEPKIRETLPMSEAARAHELLEEREGFGKVVVVPDSER; encoded by the coding sequence ATGCAGGCCGTCCAGTTCACCGAGCACGGCGACCGCGACGTCATCGAGTACGGCGACTACCCCGATCCCGAACCCGGCCGGAACGAGGCGCTCGTCGACGTGAAGGCCGGCGCGCTGAACCACCTCGACGTGTTCACCCGCGGCGGGCTGCCGGGCGTCGACCTCGACATGCCACACATCCCCGGCAGCGACGCCGCCGGCGTCGTCGAGGCAGTGGGGGAAGACGTCACACGGGTCGAGACGGGCGACCGGGTCGCGGTCACCGCCGGCCGGTCGTGTGGCGAATGCGAGTTCTGTCGCCACGGCGAGCATTCGCTCTGTGAGAGCTACCACATCATCGGCGAGCACGTTCAGGGAGTCCACTCCGAACAGGCGGCCGTCCCCGCCGAGAACCTCGTGCCAGTACCGGAAGACGTCGACTGGGAGACCGCGGCCGCCGCGCCGCTGGTCTTCCAGACCGCGTGGCGAATGCTGGTCACGCGCGCCGATCTCGATCCCGGCGAGTCGATCCTCGTGCTCGGTGCGTCGGGCGGCGTGGGTCACGCCGCGGTCCAGATCGCGGAGTACATCGGCGCGGAGGTGTACGCCACCGCGAGCACCGACGAGAAACTCGACTACGCGCGCGAGTGCGGTGCGGACCACACCATCAACTACGAGGAGACCGACTTCGCGCCCGCGATGCGCGAGGCTACCGACGGCCGCGGGGTCGATGTGGTGGTGGATTACGTCGGCCCGGCGACGTGGGAGAACTCGATCAAGTGTCTCGCCAAGGGCGGCCGACTCGTGACCTGCGGGGCGACCACCGGCCCGAAAGCCGAGACCAACATCAACCGGGTGTTCTGGAAGCAGGTCGATATTCTGGGGTCGACGATGGCCTCGCTGGGCGAGGTCGACGACGTGCTCTCGCTGGTGTGGGACGGTACTTTCGAGCCGAAGATCCGCGAGACGCTCCCGATGAGCGAGGCCGCCCGTGCCCACGAACTGCTCGAAGAGCGCGAGGGGTTCGGGAAAGTGGTCGTGGTGCCCGACAGCGAACGATAG